From one Anoplolepis gracilipes chromosome 8, ASM4749672v1, whole genome shotgun sequence genomic stretch:
- the LOC140668307 gene encoding uncharacterized protein isoform X2, translating to MGSVGSNVTGTTTTDPTTFLPDATPTLSEREQLKIEFYKTYDVMTGVRIAATLGGFFSLMVILVVYKSRCKASKQLEDPALTAAAAAAVAEAEAEEQALAAALEAIARLPPRPGRGPRRSLCVEINQSHSPMVAPRFASVGGGYDALLAAPIRQPRLAPPDDHRRCSSVTCSSTGSSYLERRGSAMVMPCLPPPPSFPRHAAYDEPWDLYYPIDIQVIQPTPDLSPCGSEVGLYAGAVGNLMAGSSGRRAPLASMGSVDPPDPDSRSLGSDSVFLKNEDEEQCIDTEDEVSGFSTDSDAPGPSCRRFLRVPSRKKRTLDKWDGCAGCVPRRRIGSKPCQECLTISAAVETSRAQPASTTTSSSQSSVESPPCSPPIELKHRPPPAPLSSVPQIWSQETLF from the exons ATGGGGAGTGTCGGCAGCAACGTGACAGGGACGACGACGACAGATCCGACGACGTTCCTGCCAGATGCAACGCCGACTCTGAGCGAGCGCGAACAGCTCAAAATCGAATTCTACAAAACGTACGACGTCATGACGGGGGTACGGATCGCCGCGACCCTCGGCGGCTTCTTCAGTTTAATGGTGATACTGGTAGTTTACAAGAGCAG gtGTAAAGCGAGTAAACAACTGGAGGACCCGGCATTAAccgcggcggcggcagcggcggTCGCCGAAGCTGAAGCCGAGGAACAAGCACTCGCCGCCGCTCTCGAAGCAATCGCCAGATTACCACCCAGGCCGGGTCGCGGTCCAAGAAGATCATTATGCGTCGAG aTAAACCAGTCTCATTCACCCATGGTGGCGCCTCGCTTCGCCTCGGTCGGAGGTGGATACGACGCCCTGCTGGCAGCGCCAATCAGGCAACCGAGGTTGGCTCCCCCCGACGATCACAGAAGATGTAGCTCGGTCACCTGTAGCAGCACTGGAAGTAGTTATCTGGAACGAAGGGGTTCAGCCATGGTAATGCCGTGCCTTCCGCCACCTCCATCCTTCCCGCGTCACGCAGCCTATGATGAGCCATGGGATTTATATTACCCTATCGATATTCAG GTAATACAGCCAACTCCGGATTTATCGCCGTGCGGTAGCGAGGTCGGTCTTTACGCTGGTGCGGTCGGCAACCTTATGGCGGGGTCGTCGGGCAGACGGGCGCCGTTGGCATCGATGGGTAGCGTGGACCCGCCCGACCCGGACTCCAGATCGCTCGGCTCCGATTCCGTGTTCCTCAAGAACGAGGACGAGGAGCAGTGCATCGACACGGAGGACGAGGTCTCGGGCTTCTCCACGGACTCGGACGCGCCCGGACCGAGTTGTCGGCGTTTCCTGCGGGTGCCTTCTAGGAAAAAACGGACCCTCGACAAATGGGACGGATGTGCGGGCTGTGTGCCTAGGCGACGGATCGGTAGCAAACCCTGCCAAGAGTGCTTGACCATCAGTGCCGCCGTCGAAACCTCCAG GGCGCAGCCAGCCTCAACGACGACCAGTAGCAGTCAGAGTAGCGTGGAATCTCCACCGTGTTCACCGCCGATCGAGCTAAAGCATAGACCACCCCCAGCACCATTGTCATCAGTCCCGCAAATATGGTCCCAAGAAACGCTCTTTTAG
- the LOC140668307 gene encoding uncharacterized protein isoform X1, producing the protein MPTVISTKRGMGSVGSNVTGTTTTDPTTFLPDATPTLSEREQLKIEFYKTYDVMTGVRIAATLGGFFSLMVILVVYKSRCKASKQLEDPALTAAAAAAVAEAEAEEQALAAALEAIARLPPRPGRGPRRSLCVEINQSHSPMVAPRFASVGGGYDALLAAPIRQPRLAPPDDHRRCSSVTCSSTGSSYLERRGSAMVMPCLPPPPSFPRHAAYDEPWDLYYPIDIQVIQPTPDLSPCGSEVGLYAGAVGNLMAGSSGRRAPLASMGSVDPPDPDSRSLGSDSVFLKNEDEEQCIDTEDEVSGFSTDSDAPGPSCRRFLRVPSRKKRTLDKWDGCAGCVPRRRIGSKPCQECLTISAAVETSRAQPASTTTSSSQSSVESPPCSPPIELKHRPPPAPLSSVPQIWSQETLF; encoded by the exons GAATGGGGAGTGTCGGCAGCAACGTGACAGGGACGACGACGACAGATCCGACGACGTTCCTGCCAGATGCAACGCCGACTCTGAGCGAGCGCGAACAGCTCAAAATCGAATTCTACAAAACGTACGACGTCATGACGGGGGTACGGATCGCCGCGACCCTCGGCGGCTTCTTCAGTTTAATGGTGATACTGGTAGTTTACAAGAGCAG gtGTAAAGCGAGTAAACAACTGGAGGACCCGGCATTAAccgcggcggcggcagcggcggTCGCCGAAGCTGAAGCCGAGGAACAAGCACTCGCCGCCGCTCTCGAAGCAATCGCCAGATTACCACCCAGGCCGGGTCGCGGTCCAAGAAGATCATTATGCGTCGAG aTAAACCAGTCTCATTCACCCATGGTGGCGCCTCGCTTCGCCTCGGTCGGAGGTGGATACGACGCCCTGCTGGCAGCGCCAATCAGGCAACCGAGGTTGGCTCCCCCCGACGATCACAGAAGATGTAGCTCGGTCACCTGTAGCAGCACTGGAAGTAGTTATCTGGAACGAAGGGGTTCAGCCATGGTAATGCCGTGCCTTCCGCCACCTCCATCCTTCCCGCGTCACGCAGCCTATGATGAGCCATGGGATTTATATTACCCTATCGATATTCAG GTAATACAGCCAACTCCGGATTTATCGCCGTGCGGTAGCGAGGTCGGTCTTTACGCTGGTGCGGTCGGCAACCTTATGGCGGGGTCGTCGGGCAGACGGGCGCCGTTGGCATCGATGGGTAGCGTGGACCCGCCCGACCCGGACTCCAGATCGCTCGGCTCCGATTCCGTGTTCCTCAAGAACGAGGACGAGGAGCAGTGCATCGACACGGAGGACGAGGTCTCGGGCTTCTCCACGGACTCGGACGCGCCCGGACCGAGTTGTCGGCGTTTCCTGCGGGTGCCTTCTAGGAAAAAACGGACCCTCGACAAATGGGACGGATGTGCGGGCTGTGTGCCTAGGCGACGGATCGGTAGCAAACCCTGCCAAGAGTGCTTGACCATCAGTGCCGCCGTCGAAACCTCCAG GGCGCAGCCAGCCTCAACGACGACCAGTAGCAGTCAGAGTAGCGTGGAATCTCCACCGTGTTCACCGCCGATCGAGCTAAAGCATAGACCACCCCCAGCACCATTGTCATCAGTCCCGCAAATATGGTCCCAAGAAACGCTCTTTTAG